The following coding sequences lie in one Cronobacter universalis NCTC 9529 genomic window:
- the znuA gene encoding zinc ABC transporter substrate-binding protein ZnuA, translated as MLHKNTLLCAALSAAILGGAATSAQAAVVASLKPVGFIAAAIADGVTPTEVLLPDGASEHDYALRPSDVKRLQKADLVVWIGPDMEAFMDKSVKALPAQKNLALAELASVKPLLMKGADDDDDEHEDHAHHGAESDEHHHHGDYNMHIWLSPEIARASAVAIHEKLVELMPQSKAKLDANLQRFEAELARTDKQVANELAPLKGKGYFVFHDAYGYYEKHYGLTSLGHFTVNPEIQPGAQRLHEIRTELVEQKAECVFAEPQFRPAVIEAVARGTKVRMGTLDPLGTSVSLGKDSYMQFLTQLSNQYASCLKGD; from the coding sequence ATGTTACATAAAAATACGCTTCTTTGCGCTGCACTCAGTGCAGCAATCCTGGGCGGCGCAGCCACCAGCGCGCAGGCCGCCGTAGTCGCTTCGCTTAAGCCGGTGGGCTTTATCGCCGCCGCTATCGCTGATGGCGTCACGCCTACCGAAGTCCTGCTGCCGGACGGGGCGTCAGAGCATGATTACGCGCTGCGCCCTTCCGATGTTAAACGCTTACAGAAAGCGGATTTAGTGGTCTGGATCGGTCCTGACATGGAAGCCTTTATGGATAAATCCGTGAAGGCGCTGCCGGCACAAAAAAATCTGGCGCTGGCCGAACTCGCTTCTGTAAAACCGCTGCTGATGAAAGGCGCTGATGATGACGATGACGAGCATGAAGATCACGCTCATCATGGCGCAGAAAGTGACGAACATCACCATCATGGCGATTATAACATGCACATCTGGCTGTCGCCGGAAATCGCCCGGGCGTCGGCGGTTGCAATCCACGAAAAATTAGTGGAACTTATGCCGCAAAGCAAAGCCAAACTGGACGCCAACCTCCAGCGCTTCGAGGCCGAACTGGCCCGGACAGACAAACAGGTGGCGAACGAGCTGGCACCGCTGAAAGGGAAAGGATACTTCGTTTTTCATGACGCTTACGGCTATTACGAAAAACATTACGGCCTGACATCGCTCGGCCATTTTACCGTGAATCCCGAAATCCAGCCTGGTGCGCAGCGTTTACATGAAATAAGAACAGAGTTGGTTGAGCAAAAGGCCGAATGCGTTTTTGCTGAGCCACAGTTCAGGCCAGCGGTGATTGAAGCCGTTGCCAGGGGCACGAAAGTTCGAATGGGAACGCTCGACCCGCTGGGAACGTCTGTCAGCCTGGGTAAGGACAGCTACATGCAGTTCCTGACTCAGTTATCTAACCAATATGCCAGCTGCCTGAAAGGAGATTAA
- the znuC gene encoding zinc ABC transporter ATP-binding protein ZnuC, with protein MTNLVSLQNVSVSFGQRRVLSDISLTLTGGRILTLLGPNGAGKSTLVKVVLGLVAPDEGVIKREPQLRIGYVPQKLHLDATLPLTVSRFLRLRPGTRKADILPALKRVQAGHLIDAPMQKLSGGETQRVLLARALLNQPQLLVLDEPTQGVDVNGQVALYDLINQLRHELHCGVLMVSHDLHLVMAKTDEVLCLNHHICCSGAPEVISTHPEFISMFGPRGAEQLGIYRHHHNHRHDLQGRIILRKGNGSL; from the coding sequence ATGACTAATCTTGTATCGCTTCAGAATGTTAGCGTCTCCTTCGGGCAACGCCGCGTTTTATCTGACATTTCTTTAACTCTCACGGGGGGCCGCATCCTGACGTTGCTGGGTCCCAACGGCGCCGGAAAATCGACGCTGGTCAAAGTGGTTCTTGGCCTGGTAGCACCCGACGAAGGGGTTATCAAGCGTGAACCCCAGCTGCGCATCGGCTACGTGCCGCAAAAGTTGCACCTCGACGCCACTCTGCCGCTGACAGTAAGTCGCTTTTTGCGCCTGCGCCCCGGCACCCGCAAAGCGGATATCCTGCCTGCGCTCAAGCGCGTCCAGGCCGGACATCTTATCGACGCCCCGATGCAGAAACTCTCCGGCGGCGAAACCCAGCGCGTGCTGCTGGCGCGCGCCCTGCTCAACCAGCCGCAGTTGCTGGTGCTCGACGAACCGACTCAGGGCGTGGACGTCAACGGCCAGGTGGCGCTGTATGATTTAATCAACCAGTTGCGTCATGAGCTCCACTGCGGCGTGCTGATGGTGTCGCACGATCTGCATCTGGTGATGGCCAAGACCGACGAAGTGCTGTGTCTGAACCATCACATTTGCTGCTCCGGCGCGCCGGAAGTTATCTCCACACACCCCGAATTTATCTCTATGTTTGGCCCGCGCGGCGCAGAACAGCTGGGGATTTACCGTCACCACCATAACCACCGTCACGATTTGCAGGGACGGATTATTCTGCGCAAGGGAAATGGCTCGTTATGA
- the znuB gene encoding zinc ABC transporter permease subunit ZnuB, whose translation MIELLLPGWMAGMLLACAAGPLGSFVVWRRMSYFGDTLAHASLLGVAFGLLFDVNPFYAVIVVTLMLAGGLVWLEKRPHLAIDTLLGIMAHSALSLGLVVVSLMGNIRVDLMAYLFGDLLAVTPADLVSVGAGVAVVLGVLGWQWRNLLSMTISPDLAFVDGVPLQRVKILLMMVTALTIGVAMKFVGALIITSLLIIPAATARRFARTPEQMAGIAVVLGMVAVTGGLTFSAFYDTPAGPSVVLCAALLFIFSMTKRPPA comes from the coding sequence ATGATTGAACTTCTGCTTCCCGGCTGGATGGCCGGTATGCTGCTGGCCTGCGCCGCAGGCCCGCTGGGCTCGTTCGTGGTCTGGCGCCGGATGTCTTATTTTGGCGATACGCTGGCGCATGCCTCGCTTCTTGGCGTGGCGTTCGGGCTGCTGTTTGATGTGAATCCGTTTTATGCGGTGATTGTCGTCACGCTGATGCTGGCGGGCGGGCTGGTATGGCTTGAGAAACGCCCGCATCTGGCGATCGACACGCTGCTTGGCATTATGGCGCACAGCGCGCTGTCGCTGGGCCTGGTGGTGGTGAGCCTGATGGGCAACATCCGTGTCGATTTAATGGCGTATCTCTTTGGCGATCTGCTGGCGGTGACGCCTGCCGATCTGGTCTCCGTAGGGGCAGGCGTCGCGGTCGTCCTCGGCGTGCTTGGCTGGCAGTGGCGTAATTTACTCTCCATGACCATCAGCCCGGATCTCGCGTTTGTGGATGGCGTGCCGTTACAGCGCGTCAAAATTCTGCTGATGATGGTGACGGCGCTGACGATTGGCGTGGCGATGAAGTTTGTCGGCGCGCTGATTATTACGTCGCTGCTGATTATCCCGGCGGCCACGGCACGTCGTTTTGCCCGCACGCCGGAGCAGATGGCTGGCATTGCCGTCGTGCTTGGCATGGTGGCGGTGACGGGCGGCTTGACGTTTTCCGCATTCTACGACACGCCCGCCGGGCCGTCGGTGGTGCTGTGCGCGGCGTTGCTGTTTATTTTCAGCATGACGAAGCGACCGCCAGCCTGA
- the ruvB gene encoding Holliday junction branch migration DNA helicase RuvB, which produces MIEADRLVAPGSIVAEDVADRAMRPKLLDEYIGQPQVRSQMEIFIQAAKLRGDALDHLLIFGPPGLGKTTLANIVANEMGVNLRTTSGPVLEKAGDLAAMLTNLEPHDVLFIDEIHRLSPVVEEVLYPAMEDYQLDIMIGEGPAARSIKIDLPPFTLIGATTRAGSLTSPLRDRFGIVQRLEFYQVADLQHIVSRSARHMGLEMNDEASFEVAKRSRGTPRIANRLLRRVRDFAEVRHDGVINQHVASQALDMLNVDAEGFDYMDRKLLLAVIDKFFGGPVGLDNLAAAIGEERETIEDVLEPFLIQQGFLQRTPRGRMATTRAWNHFGITPPQMP; this is translated from the coding sequence ATGATTGAAGCAGACCGCCTGGTGGCGCCGGGCAGCATCGTGGCGGAAGACGTGGCCGATCGCGCCATGCGCCCCAAATTACTCGACGAGTACATCGGCCAGCCGCAGGTGCGTTCCCAGATGGAGATTTTTATCCAGGCGGCGAAGCTGCGCGGCGATGCGCTCGATCATCTGCTGATTTTCGGTCCGCCGGGGCTTGGGAAAACCACGCTCGCCAATATCGTCGCCAACGAAATGGGCGTCAATCTGCGAACCACCTCCGGGCCGGTACTGGAAAAGGCCGGCGATCTGGCGGCGATGCTCACCAACCTTGAGCCGCACGACGTCCTGTTTATCGACGAGATCCATCGTCTCTCGCCCGTGGTGGAAGAGGTGCTCTACCCGGCGATGGAAGACTACCAGCTCGATATCATGATCGGCGAAGGCCCGGCGGCGCGCTCGATCAAAATCGATTTGCCGCCGTTTACCCTGATTGGCGCCACCACCCGCGCCGGGTCGCTCACTTCGCCGCTGCGTGACCGCTTCGGCATCGTGCAGCGTCTGGAGTTCTATCAGGTCGCCGATCTGCAACATATCGTCAGCCGTAGCGCGCGCCATATGGGACTTGAGATGAATGACGAGGCGTCCTTTGAAGTCGCGAAACGCTCGCGCGGCACGCCCCGTATCGCCAACCGCCTGCTGCGCCGCGTGCGCGATTTCGCCGAGGTGCGCCACGACGGCGTTATCAATCAGCATGTGGCGTCTCAGGCGCTGGATATGCTCAATGTCGATGCGGAAGGCTTTGACTATATGGACCGTAAACTGCTGCTGGCGGTGATCGACAAATTCTTCGGCGGCCCGGTGGGGCTCGACAACCTGGCGGCGGCCATCGGCGAAGAGCGCGAAACCATCGAAGATGTGCTGGAGCCGTTCCTCATCCAGCAGGGCTTTTTGCAGCGCACCCCGCGCGGAAGAATGGCGACGACCCGCGCCTGGAACCATTTCGGCATTACGCCGCCGCAGATGCCGTGA
- the ruvA gene encoding Holliday junction branch migration protein RuvA has protein sequence MIGRLRGIVLEKQPPLVLLEAGGVGYEVHMPMTCFYELPETGKEAVVFTHFVVREDAHLLFGFNNKQERTLFRELIKVNGVGPKLALAILSGMSAQQFVNAVEREEPAALVKLPGIGKKTAERLVVEMKDRFKGLHGDLFTPAADLVLTSPASPAVDDAEAEAVAALVSLGYKPQEASRMVSKVAQPDATSETLIREALRAAL, from the coding sequence GTGATAGGCAGACTCAGAGGCATCGTACTGGAAAAACAGCCCCCGCTGGTATTACTGGAGGCGGGCGGCGTCGGTTATGAAGTCCATATGCCGATGACCTGCTTCTATGAATTGCCGGAAACCGGCAAAGAAGCGGTGGTCTTCACCCATTTTGTGGTGCGTGAAGATGCGCATTTACTGTTCGGCTTTAATAACAAACAAGAGCGCACGCTGTTTCGCGAGCTGATCAAAGTGAACGGCGTCGGGCCGAAACTGGCGCTGGCTATACTCTCCGGCATGTCCGCCCAGCAGTTCGTTAATGCGGTTGAGCGCGAAGAGCCTGCCGCGCTGGTGAAGCTGCCGGGCATCGGCAAGAAAACCGCCGAACGTCTGGTGGTGGAGATGAAAGACCGCTTCAAAGGCCTGCATGGCGATCTCTTCACGCCAGCGGCGGATCTGGTGCTGACGTCGCCTGCAAGCCCAGCGGTGGATGATGCCGAGGCGGAAGCCGTTGCCGCGCTGGTGTCGCTGGGTTATAAACCTCAGGAAGCCAGTCGTATGGTCAGTAAAGTCGCCCAGCCGGATGCGACCAGCGAAACGCTGATTCGCGAAGCGCTGCGCGCGGCATTGTGA
- the ruvC gene encoding crossover junction endodeoxyribonuclease RuvC: MSIILGIDPGSRVTGYGVIRQTGRQLTYLGSGCIRTSVTDLPSRLKLIYAGVSEIITQFHPDYFAIEQVFMAKNADSALKLGQARGAAIVAAVNQDLPVFEYAARQVKQTVVGIGSAEKSQVQHMVRTLLKLSANPQADAADALAIAITHCHVSQNAMQVSESRLNLARGRLR; encoded by the coding sequence ATGAGCATTATTCTGGGCATCGACCCGGGGTCGCGCGTCACCGGTTACGGCGTTATCCGCCAGACCGGGCGCCAGCTGACCTATCTCGGCAGCGGCTGTATCCGCACCAGCGTCACGGATTTGCCGTCACGTCTGAAGCTTATCTACGCGGGCGTCAGCGAAATCATCACCCAGTTCCACCCCGACTATTTCGCCATCGAACAGGTCTTTATGGCGAAAAACGCCGATTCGGCGCTGAAGCTCGGGCAGGCGCGCGGCGCGGCGATTGTCGCGGCGGTGAACCAGGATCTGCCGGTGTTTGAATATGCGGCGCGTCAGGTGAAGCAAACGGTGGTGGGCATCGGCAGCGCTGAAAAAAGCCAGGTGCAGCATATGGTGCGCACGCTGCTGAAACTCTCCGCTAACCCGCAGGCGGATGCGGCGGATGCGCTCGCTATCGCCATTACCCATTGTCATGTCAGCCAGAACGCGATGCAGGTCAGCGAATCGCGCCTCAACCTGGCGCGCGGGCGGCTGCGTTAG
- a CDS encoding YebC/PmpR family DNA-binding transcriptional regulator, with the protein MAGHSKWANTKHRKAAQDAKRGKIFTKIIRELVTAARLGGGDPGSNPRLRAAIDKALSNNMTRDTLNRAIARGVGGDEDANMETIIYEGYGPGGTAVMVECLSDNRNRTVAEVRHAFSKCGGNLGTDGSVAYLFSKKGVISFEAGDEDTIMEAALEAGAEDVVTYDDGAIDVYTAWEEMGAVRDALEAAGLKADNAEVSMIPSTKADMDAETAPKLLRLIDMLEDCDDVQEVYHNGEISDEVAATL; encoded by the coding sequence ATGGCAGGTCATAGTAAATGGGCCAACACCAAACACCGCAAAGCGGCACAGGATGCCAAGCGCGGTAAAATCTTCACTAAAATTATTCGCGAGCTGGTGACAGCAGCGCGTCTGGGCGGCGGCGATCCGGGCTCTAACCCGCGTCTGCGCGCGGCCATCGATAAAGCGCTGTCCAACAACATGACGCGCGACACCCTGAACCGCGCCATCGCGCGCGGCGTCGGCGGTGACGAAGACGCGAACATGGAAACCATCATTTATGAAGGTTACGGCCCTGGCGGCACCGCGGTCATGGTGGAGTGTCTCTCCGACAACCGTAACCGTACCGTCGCCGAAGTGCGTCACGCCTTCAGCAAGTGCGGCGGCAACCTCGGCACCGACGGCTCCGTGGCGTACCTGTTCAGTAAGAAGGGCGTTATCTCCTTCGAAGCGGGCGACGAAGACACCATCATGGAAGCCGCGCTGGAAGCGGGCGCTGAAGATGTCGTGACCTATGACGACGGCGCTATCGACGTCTACACCGCCTGGGAAGAGATGGGCGCGGTACGTGACGCGCTGGAAGCGGCGGGCCTGAAGGCCGACAACGCGGAAGTCTCCATGATCCCGTCCACCAAAGCGGATATGGACGCGGAAACCGCGCCGAAGCTGCTGCGTCTTATCGATATGCTGGAAGACTGCGACGACGTGCAGGAGGTTTACCACAACGGTGAGATCTCCGACGAGGTTGCGGCGACCCTGTGA
- the nudB gene encoding dihydroneopterin triphosphate diphosphatase has product MHYKHPVSVLVVIYAQDTKRVLMLQRRDDPDFWQSVTGSLEEGETAPQAAAREVKEEVSIDVASEQLTLMDCQRTVEFEIFSHLRHRYAPGVTRNTESWFCLALPTEREIVFTEHLTYRWVDAAEAAMLTKSWSNRQAIEEFVINAA; this is encoded by the coding sequence ATGCACTATAAGCACCCTGTCTCCGTGCTGGTGGTGATCTACGCCCAGGACACGAAACGGGTGCTCATGTTGCAGCGGCGCGACGATCCTGATTTCTGGCAGTCGGTTACCGGCAGCCTGGAGGAGGGGGAAACCGCGCCGCAGGCCGCCGCGCGCGAAGTAAAGGAAGAGGTCTCCATTGACGTTGCTTCTGAGCAACTGACCTTGATGGACTGTCAGCGCACGGTGGAGTTTGAAATTTTCAGTCATTTACGTCATCGCTATGCGCCGGGGGTCACGCGTAATACGGAGTCCTGGTTCTGTCTGGCGCTGCCGACGGAGCGGGAGATCGTGTTTACCGAGCACCTGACGTACCGCTGGGTTGACGCCGCCGAGGCGGCTATGCTGACCAAGTCCTGGAGCAACCGGCAGGCGATTGAAGAATTTGTTATTAACGCCGCCTGA
- the aspS gene encoding aspartate--tRNA ligase, producing MRTEYCGQLNLSHVGQQVTLCGWVNRRRDLGSLIFIDMRDREGIVQVFFDPDRADAFSLASELRNEFCIQITGTVRARDEKNVNRDMATGEVEVFATELTIINRAEPLPLDSNQVNSEEARLKYRYLDLRRPEMAQRLKTRAKITSFVRRFMDDHGFLDIETPMLTKATPEGARDYLVPSRVHKGKFYALPQSPQLFKQLLMMSGFDRYYQIVKCFRDEDLRADRQPEFTQIDVETSFMTAPQVREVMEKLIRQLWLDVKGVDLGEFPVMTFAEAERRYGSDKPDLRNPMELVDVADLLKSVEFAVFAGPANDPKGRVAALRVPGGAQLSRKQIDDYGNFVKIYGAKGLAYIKVNERAKGLDGINSPVAKFLNAEIVEAILERTGAQDGDMIFFGADNKKVVADALGALRLKLGKDLSLTDEAKWAPLWVIDFPMFEDDGEGGLSAMHHPFTAPKDMTAEELKAAPEDAVANAYDMVINGYEVGGGSVRIHRGEMQQTVFGILGINEQEQREKFGFLLDALKFGTPPHAGLAFGLDRLTMLLTGTDNIRDVIAFPKTTAAACLMTEAPSFGNPTALAELGIEVVKKASPENK from the coding sequence ATGCGTACAGAATATTGCGGGCAGCTCAATCTGTCCCACGTCGGACAGCAAGTGACTCTGTGTGGTTGGGTCAACCGTCGTCGCGATCTCGGCAGTCTGATTTTTATCGACATGCGCGATCGTGAAGGCATCGTTCAGGTGTTCTTCGACCCGGATCGCGCCGACGCCTTCAGCCTCGCCTCTGAACTGCGTAATGAGTTCTGCATTCAAATCACCGGCACCGTGCGCGCGCGCGACGAGAAAAACGTCAACCGCGATATGGCGACCGGAGAAGTGGAAGTGTTCGCCACCGAACTGACCATCATCAACCGCGCCGAGCCGCTGCCGCTCGACTCCAACCAGGTCAACAGCGAAGAAGCGCGTCTGAAATACCGCTATCTTGACCTGCGTCGCCCGGAAATGGCCCAGCGCCTGAAAACCCGCGCGAAAATCACCAGCTTCGTGCGCCGCTTTATGGATGACCACGGCTTCCTCGACATCGAAACGCCGATGCTGACCAAAGCCACGCCGGAAGGCGCGCGCGACTATCTCGTGCCGTCTCGCGTGCATAAAGGCAAGTTCTACGCGCTGCCGCAGTCTCCGCAGCTTTTCAAACAGCTGCTGATGATGTCCGGCTTCGATCGCTACTATCAGATTGTAAAATGCTTCCGCGACGAAGACCTGCGCGCTGACCGTCAGCCTGAATTTACCCAGATCGACGTCGAGACCTCCTTCATGACCGCGCCGCAGGTGCGTGAAGTGATGGAAAAACTGATCCGTCAGCTGTGGCTTGACGTGAAAGGCGTAGATCTGGGCGAGTTCCCGGTCATGACTTTCGCCGAAGCCGAGCGCCGTTACGGCTCCGATAAACCGGATCTGCGTAACCCGATGGAGCTGGTGGACGTGGCCGATCTGCTGAAAAGCGTAGAGTTCGCGGTCTTCGCGGGCCCTGCCAACGATCCGAAGGGCCGCGTCGCCGCGCTGCGCGTGCCGGGCGGTGCCCAGCTGAGCCGCAAGCAGATTGACGACTACGGCAACTTCGTCAAAATTTACGGCGCTAAAGGTCTTGCGTATATCAAAGTCAACGAGCGCGCGAAGGGCCTGGACGGCATTAACAGCCCGGTCGCCAAATTCCTGAACGCGGAAATCGTAGAAGCCATTCTTGAGCGCACCGGCGCGCAGGACGGCGACATGATTTTCTTCGGCGCCGACAACAAAAAAGTGGTCGCCGACGCGCTGGGCGCGCTGCGCCTGAAGCTCGGTAAAGATCTGAGCCTGACCGACGAAGCCAAATGGGCGCCGCTGTGGGTAATCGACTTCCCGATGTTTGAAGACGACGGCGAAGGCGGCCTGAGCGCGATGCACCATCCGTTTACCGCGCCGAAAGACATGACCGCGGAAGAACTGAAAGCGGCGCCGGAAGACGCTGTAGCGAACGCCTACGATATGGTTATCAACGGTTATGAAGTGGGCGGCGGCTCGGTGCGTATCCACCGTGGCGAAATGCAGCAGACCGTGTTCGGCATTCTGGGCATCAATGAGCAAGAGCAGCGCGAGAAGTTCGGCTTCCTGCTGGACGCTCTGAAATTCGGTACGCCGCCGCACGCGGGCCTGGCGTTCGGCCTTGACCGTCTGACCATGCTGCTGACCGGCACGGATAACATCCGCGATGTCATCGCTTTCCCGAAAACCACCGCGGCCGCCTGTCTGATGACCGAAGCGCCGAGCTTCGGGAACCCGACCGCGCTGGCTGAGCTGGGCATCGAAGTCGTGAAAAAAGCGTCGCCGGAGAATAAGTAA
- a CDS encoding hydrolase translates to MLTLNPATTALVVIDLQEGILPFAGGPHSADDVVARAARLAEKCRAAGAPVVMVRVGWSKDFSEALKQPVDAPIAGHTLPDEWWHYPVALGKRDSDIEVTKRQWGAFYGTDLELQLRRRGITTIILCGISTNIGVESTARNAWEMGFELVVAEDACSAADADQHNGSMTHIFPRIGRVRSTEEILAAL, encoded by the coding sequence ATGTTAACGCTTAATCCCGCGACCACCGCGCTGGTGGTGATTGATTTACAGGAAGGGATCCTGCCCTTTGCCGGCGGTCCGCACAGCGCCGACGACGTCGTGGCCCGCGCCGCAAGGCTTGCGGAGAAGTGCCGCGCGGCGGGCGCGCCGGTGGTGATGGTGCGTGTCGGCTGGTCGAAAGATTTCAGCGAAGCGCTGAAGCAGCCGGTGGATGCGCCGATTGCCGGACATACCCTGCCGGACGAATGGTGGCACTACCCGGTAGCGCTCGGCAAACGCGACAGTGACATCGAAGTGACCAAACGTCAGTGGGGCGCCTTCTACGGCACCGATCTGGAGCTACAATTACGTCGTCGCGGCATCACCACTATCATTCTGTGCGGCATCTCCACCAACATTGGCGTGGAATCCACCGCGCGCAACGCCTGGGAGATGGGCTTTGAACTGGTCGTCGCCGAAGACGCCTGCTCGGCCGCCGACGCCGATCAGCACAACGGCAGCATGACGCATATTTTCCCGCGCATCGGGCGGGTTCGTTCCACAGAGGAGATCCTCGCAGCCCTATGA
- a CDS encoding DUF72 domain-containing protein produces the protein MIYLGLPQWSHPKWVRLGITSLEDYARHFNCVEGNTTLYALPKAEIVGRWHAQTHDDFRFCFKFPATISHNAALRHCDDLTAEFFARMAPLEARIGQYWLQLPAAFGPRDLPALWAFLDALPGGFTYGVEVRHPDFFAKGEAEQSLNRGLIARGVNRVMLDSRPVHAAIPHSPAVIDAQRKKPKVPVHALVTAQHPMVRFIGSDDMAQNAEFFAVWLAKLAQWQQTATPYLFLHTPDIEHAPELVHTLWPALREALPTLGDEPAIPHQDTLF, from the coding sequence ATGATTTATCTCGGTCTGCCGCAATGGTCGCACCCGAAATGGGTGCGGCTTGGCATTACATCGCTTGAAGATTACGCCCGCCACTTTAACTGCGTGGAAGGCAATACCACGCTGTACGCGCTGCCAAAGGCAGAGATCGTCGGGCGCTGGCACGCGCAGACCCACGACGATTTCCGCTTCTGTTTTAAATTCCCGGCCACCATTTCGCATAACGCCGCGCTGCGCCACTGCGACGATTTAACCGCCGAGTTTTTCGCGCGCATGGCGCCGCTCGAAGCCCGCATCGGCCAGTACTGGCTGCAACTGCCCGCCGCGTTCGGCCCGCGCGATCTGCCTGCGTTGTGGGCGTTTCTTGACGCCCTGCCCGGCGGTTTTACGTATGGCGTTGAAGTGCGCCACCCCGATTTCTTCGCGAAAGGCGAGGCGGAGCAGTCGCTTAACCGCGGGCTTATCGCGCGCGGCGTTAACCGCGTGATGCTCGACAGCCGTCCGGTGCATGCCGCCATCCCTCACAGCCCGGCGGTCATCGACGCGCAGCGGAAAAAGCCCAAAGTGCCGGTGCACGCGCTCGTCACAGCGCAGCATCCGATGGTGCGGTTTATCGGCAGCGACGATATGGCGCAAAACGCGGAGTTTTTCGCGGTGTGGCTTGCCAAACTCGCGCAGTGGCAGCAGACCGCCACGCCTTATCTCTTTCTCCACACGCCGGATATCGAGCATGCGCCGGAGCTGGTGCACACGCTCTGGCCGGCGCTTCGCGAGGCGCTGCCGACACTCGGCGACGAACCCGCCATCCCCCATCAGGACACCCTCTTTTAG
- a CDS encoding MAPEG family protein gives MVSALYAVLGALLLMKFSFDVVRLRMQYRVAYGDGGFSELQSAIRIHGNAVEYLPIGLLLLLFMEMNGAQNWMLHVCGLLLLVGRLMHYYGYHHRLLRWRRSGMSATYTALLLMVLANIWYMPWELVFSFH, from the coding sequence ATGGTAAGCGCGCTTTATGCGGTTCTGGGTGCGTTGTTGTTGATGAAGTTCTCTTTCGATGTGGTTCGTCTGCGGATGCAGTACCGCGTCGCCTATGGCGATGGCGGTTTCAGCGAGCTGCAAAGCGCTATCCGTATTCATGGCAACGCGGTGGAGTATCTGCCCATCGGCCTGTTGCTGCTGCTGTTTATGGAGATGAACGGCGCGCAGAACTGGATGCTGCACGTCTGCGGCCTGCTGCTGCTGGTCGGTCGTCTGATGCACTATTACGGCTATCATCATCGCCTGCTGCGCTGGCGGCGTAGCGGCATGAGCGCCACCTATACCGCGCTGCTGCTGATGGTGCTGGCCAACATCTGGTATATGCCCTGGGAGTTGGTTTTCTCGTTTCATTAG
- the cmoA gene encoding carboxy-S-adenosyl-L-methionine synthase CmoA: protein MSNRDTLFSAPIARLGDWTFDERVAEVFPDMIQRSVPGYSNIISMIGMLAERFVQPASQVYDLGCSLGAATLSVRRNVHHDGCKIIAVDNSPAMVERCRRHIDAFKAQTPVEVIEDDIRNVTIENASMVVLNFTLQFLNPDDRQLLLNKICQGLNPGGALVLSEKFSFEDSVVGELLFNMHHDFKRANGYSELEISQKRSMLENVMLTDSVETHKARLRKAGFEHSELWFQCFNFGSLVAVKGGSAA from the coding sequence ATGTCAAATCGCGACACGCTGTTCTCCGCGCCCATCGCCCGTCTGGGCGACTGGACTTTCGATGAGCGGGTGGCTGAAGTCTTCCCCGATATGATCCAGCGTTCCGTGCCGGGCTATTCCAATATCATCTCTATGATTGGCATGCTGGCGGAGCGCTTTGTCCAGCCCGCAAGCCAGGTTTACGATCTTGGCTGTTCGCTCGGCGCCGCCACGCTCTCGGTGCGCCGCAACGTGCATCATGACGGCTGTAAAATCATCGCGGTGGATAACTCGCCCGCCATGGTGGAGCGCTGCCGTCGCCATATTGACGCGTTCAAAGCGCAGACGCCGGTCGAGGTGATTGAGGACGATATCCGCAATGTCACCATCGAGAACGCCTCCATGGTGGTGCTGAACTTCACGCTCCAGTTCCTGAACCCGGACGATCGCCAGCTGCTGCTCAATAAAATCTGTCAGGGCCTGAATCCTGGCGGCGCGCTGGTGCTGTCGGAGAAATTCAGCTTTGAAGACAGCGTGGTGGGCGAACTGCTGTTCAATATGCATCACGACTTCAAGCGCGCCAACGGCTACAGCGAGCTGGAAATCAGCCAGAAACGCAGCATGCTGGAAAACGTGATGCTTACCGACTCCGTGGAAACCCACAAAGCGCGCCTGCGCAAGGCCGGGTTTGAACACAGCGAACTCTGGTTCCAGTGCTTTAACTTCGGCTCGCTGGTGGCGGTGAAAGGCGGGAGCGCGGCATGA